The Pontibacter sp. SGAir0037 DNA segment TCCTTTACAGGTAAAGTAAGATGAAAAGCAACTGATTTATTTGTAAACGCCTCCTGCAGATAATGCATACATACGGGTGCTATCTCCTTCGGAAGTATGGCTGAGAGTTTGTTGTTAACAATGCTTTCTCTGTCTGCGCCGAAGAAAAGGAGACCTGCCGGATTAATATCAAGTATGGTACTGTCTCTGTCTTCGATAAGAATGATATCCGGGTTGTATTCGAAAAGAGATCGGAAACGCTGTTCACTCTGCCGGATCCTCTGAAGACGGTTCTTCCGGTCTGTGATGTCGCGCGAGCTACTAACCACAGCATTTATAGATGCATTATACAACTGATTCCGAAGCGTTGTCTCCAGCCACTTCCACTCACCTGTAGCACTTTTAAACCGGAAATCCGACACCTTTACCTGCTCTTCTGTGCTCAGCGCCGTGCGCATAGCCTCTTTTAGCTTAGGCGTATCGTGCGGATGAATAAATTCAAAGGCATTTCTTCCAATGAGTTGCTCTGGCTCATAACCAAGCTTACGCAATGTGGAGCCCCCACTGTATACAAAATCTCCTTCTGTATTAAAGAGCGCAAGCATATCAACACCATGCTCCACCAGGGCATTATGCACCTCCTCCTTTTCTTGTACCTGCCGGGAAAGCACCTCGCTCTCCGATGGAATGCGGGCTATACAAAAAAATGTTTGCTCTTCTGCAGACCAGTTTACCGACCATGCTACAGGTACCCATTCTCCATTTTTATGCCTGTAGCGGTTCCTGAAGTAGGTAGTGGAGTTAGTGTAAACAAGGCTCTTGCCAACCTGTACCGTAGCATTATAATCATCCGGGTGTATAAATGAGTAACAGGATGCCCCCTGTAGTTCCTGCATATTATAACCTAGTATGTTCCTGCAGGCATCGCTGACATAAACAAAACTCCCCTGCCGATCTATAGCACAGATCATATCTGGGGAATGCCTCATTACTTTATCTAAAATGCTCCTACTATCGCCAAACTCCATCACTAATAGATAAAGAAATATATAATTTTAATTTGTATTAAATGAATAATTAAACTCCTCCTGAGCATAAATTAGACTTAGCAGATTACAATAAAGCTAAGCCCAAAGTTCACTAAGCATTTCCTGTTAGCTCAGAAAAAGTACTCCAGATAATATACTCAGGCCCTCCTTAATTTTTATTGCGTAAAATACAGAGGAAAATTCATTCAAAACAATACAAATTTCGCTAAAGACATAATATTTAAAATATTCCCATTATTTTATATTCTTAAATTATAATGGTTATAAACAATGCTTTAGCAGCAACACCTCTTTATACCAGATGTTATAAATGATGTAGCTTTATCTCTATTCTACTACCCGCAGTTTTACGTGAGACGGATGAGATTCTGAAAAGAACACTCTATGAGCAGCTTTCTGAAAATCAGACTCCTGGGCTTCATAAATGTTTACAAACTTTTGCGGGTTACGATCTACTAAGGGAAACCAAGAACTCTGAACCTGCACCATAATTTTATGCCCCTTCCGGAAGGTGTGTGCCGCATCCTGCATGTCGAACTTTACTTCTGTTACCTGATTCGGCACCATGGCTTCCGGCTCTGAAAAGCTGTTCCGAAACTTAGCCCGCATTACTTCTCCACGCACCATCAGCTGAAAGCCACCCATCTTCGTATTTGGCCTCGGGCTATTATTGGGAGCATCATCCGGGTAAACGTCAATTAGCTTTACAACAAAATCGGCATCTGTACCTGTTGTCGATACAAACAGATCAGCCAGCACATTTCCTGAAATCGTTACATCTTCGGCAAGCACATCTGTTTCATACACCAGCACATCGGGTCTGGTAGCGGCAAAGCGCTGATCTTCATACATAAAATCACTGCCTCTCAACGTTCTTATTTCTGAAGTGAAAGGCACAGGCTTTGCCGGATCGCTTACGTACTCATCGAACGCCTGCTGCTGTGCTTTAGGAGGCTCAAAAGATAATTTCCCTCCTGCATGCAAATACAAGTTCTTCTCCTGGCTCTCTTTAGGAGGCCAGGCATCATACTTCTTCCATTGGTTTGTGCCAGTTTCAAAAATATAGGCTTCTGGTAGTTGCGGATCGGCAGCTCCTTTTAAGTAATGCATAAAGAAAGGGAATTCAATCTGCTCTCTGTAGAACTCAGATGTGTTGGCTCCGAAACGTATGTCTCCTAAATATGCTCCTTCTCCCCGAGACCAGCTGCCATGTATCCAGGGGCCCATCACCAGTTTATTACTGGTTTTGGCACTTTGTTTTTCTATACCTGCATAGGTTTTAAGAGGCCCGTACAAATCTTCCTGGTCGAACCATCCTCCTACCGTAAGCACAGCAGGTTTTACATTTTTCAGATGAGGCACAGGTGTTCTGGCCTTCCAGTAAGCATCGTATGTACCGTGCTCCATCATCTGGTTC contains these protein-coding regions:
- a CDS encoding CocE/NonD family hydrolase — translated: MKTLPSFLSGHGTRLYYLLLFLLVTFTAAPVQVQAQVVNQDSLFIRENYIKLEKMVPMRDGKKLFTSIYIPKDKSKKYPIMLDRTPYGVAPYGEEAYRKTLGPSMLFAREGFIFVYQDVRGKFMSEGDFVAVRPYIPNKKKSQVDESSDTYDTIEWLLKNVKPNNGRVGSWGISAPGFYTTATLIDAHPALKAASPQAPVTDWFMGDDRHHNGAFFLMGTFAFLSSFGQLRPEPTTEWPRGFTQYGTPDAYKFYLGIGPIKNINEKILHGENPLWNQMMEHGTYDAYWKARTPVPHLKNVKPAVLTVGGWFDQEDLYGPLKTYAGIEKQSAKTSNKLVMGPWIHGSWSRGEGAYLGDIRFGANTSEFYREQIEFPFFMHYLKGAADPQLPEAYIFETGTNQWKKYDAWPPKESQEKNLYLHAGGKLSFEPPKAQQQAFDEYVSDPAKPVPFTSEIRTLRGSDFMYEDQRFAATRPDVLVYETDVLAEDVTISGNVLADLFVSTTGTDADFVVKLIDVYPDDAPNNSPRPNTKMGGFQLMVRGEVMRAKFRNSFSEPEAMVPNQVTEVKFDMQDAAHTFRKGHKIMVQVQSSWFPLVDRNPQKFVNIYEAQESDFQKAAHRVFFSESHPSHVKLRVVE